The Drosophila yakuba strain Tai18E2 chromosome X, Prin_Dyak_Tai18E2_2.1, whole genome shotgun sequence DNA segment CCACTGGAGGCGGCCAGCTGAAGGTAGAGTCATCGGATGTCTATCAGATTGTGGATGCCCTGCGGCGGAACACCAACCTCAGCTTCGATCTCTCCTGCGAGGCGTTGCGCGTGGTGCTGACCAGCCTGGAGCAGCTGTACAATGGGGCCATCAATCCGTACCTGGAGGCGGTGGCCGTCCATGTCACTGGAAAGGTGGCCACGCCCAAGGAGCTGCTTGGCATTACGCACGATGCCAAGCGGTTGCAGTATCTCTTTGCCCAGCTGGCTGACTGCAAGAACGATACGGAGCAACGCACTTGGATGCTCtacgaggacgaggaggacaTCATTCAGTTCCTGGAGGAGCTCGTCGAGATATTGGTAATGTTATACGTCAAATATTATTATCAATACAGTTTGAATCTGAAACATGTATTACTTCTTACAGATCAACGCCGATGAGAGCATAAGTTGCTACGAGATGTCCTGCGATCAGTACCAGATGTTTATCAATCTGGTGCAGTACTACCAGATGGAGACGCGCTGGTCCATCAAGCGACTGCTGCTCAAGACCTTCACGGCCGCTTGCCACCTGGACTATATCATCGTTGACATATTGCTGACCTCGGTGCTGCCATTGGAGATTGTAAGCTGGAGCACATAGATTGTACCACCTAAATCTTCTCTAAGTATAACATAACAACGCCTTTCAGGTCGAGGACATGAAGACGCACTTCTCCAATCTGGATCGCTTCAAGCAGCTAGTGAAGATGCTTACTATTATCTTCTCACTTGGTCAGCCCATGCCGGTTAATCATCAGGGTAAGATCTATCAACTTATTAAGCAATAGTTGTGTTTTCTTATGCTCTGGTGTATATTATAGATTATTTGGGCGTCCACTTTGCCAGCTTCCTGCTGGAAATCGTCGAGGGCAATAATCCGGAGGTCTTGGTGGACATGGTCATTGCCTTGATATTGGCCTTCAACCAGCAATTTAGGGAGCACACCTATAACGTCATCATCGAGGGTATGCAGAATCTGCCATCCGCCAAGGTGTTTACGGAGAAGCTGCTACTTTTGCTCAATCGGGAGGGTAAGTTGTCAATCGTAAATATACTTAACAAAGCTCCATTTAACCACTGCAAAACAATGTGTTAACGCAAATTCTTAAGCCATGTTGTTAGCCTTGCATATCCATTTAAATGTGCTCGATTTGCTTGTAAAATTCCAACCAGATGATCCCACACGCTTGCTCAAGCATCCCAACGAGCATATGAACACGGTGCTGCGAATGTTCATCGACATATTCAGCCATCCGGATACGGCGGGCATGTTCTACACGAACGACATCAAGGTGCTTATCGATATAGTGGTTCGCCAGCTGTCCGATTTGGATGCCGGCAGTACGGTGAGTCTGATCCAAAAGCCCATGCAACTGTAGCGCTCTGTACTAAATGGACTTTTATTCGTTCCAGACGCGGCCCTGCTACTTGGAGCTGTGCCGACGCATCCTGCGCAATACGAACTATCAGGAGCACCAGCATCGCAAGCATGATCTCATGAAGATATTCACGCGCATCTTCTGCGAGGAGACCGAGTGCAGTGCCTCTGATCAGCAGCTGGTGCGGGAAATAGCCAACGAGTTTCCGCAGCTGTTTAAGGCCTAAGACCCATACGATACGTAAACCAAAAGAACAAAagcccaaaccaaaaccaaaaccacgAAATCGCGGAGGGAAACCAAAATTGTAAAGCGTTGCTAGTGAGGCGAGCCGTTTAAAGCGAGCCAAACCGTAAAAtcttaaataatttcaagTTTGATCAGTGCATTTGTTATGCGTTTATTTAGCGTCTCGGCCTAGAATAGCCCTCGAAAgtaaaaaaattcaaaagaatTTCGATGCACATACGCGACTCTACATATATCTTATGAACATAGTCTGTAAGCAGGACAAATGTACTAGTTGCATGTGGAGTAGATGCAACCTCATAGAGATGATACCCAATAGCGATTACTGCGTATCCGTAAAGAACTAGACGAAAGAATGGAAGCTATAGTCTTTAGTCTATAGTGTAACACTAAATTATCCCCAGTTTAGGATGATTTCACTAATTTAGAATTTAGCCAGGGACAATTTTAGCCA contains these protein-coding regions:
- the LOC6525357 gene encoding NCK-interacting protein with SH3 domain isoform X3 — its product is MLKALYDFQAVYPKTISFDEGEYFILYQTSARQRNWWQVVSMKGNIGFVPSNYVMKIKVEHDFLISFLNSSIESLEKCTDHEINGIMSKDELLDRLREKKNTMERLYAESSERDGDSSLSYSHSYSDKGSHRHSHPHPTQSQTQLHSQHRQHSPPPSGSGGSQRLDMSKKSMSSPAVGSSCGLPQNQGMIESPSMGSMQFQGSSCTIQTPQQQQPLPAPPAPAPSPSAAPATPTTAASTSKAATGGDVAQDNSITSEPSETTTTTTTTSEDVVTTYKETSQMSTSQQHKPQNGSTASASISASVSASALRSNGGNGKANGSAAALHQELQQEEADSAPDKSDDASAVQSDDGCQANGDSADNSQALDSIDSPSHRQRGLSLGRVEEGATGGGQLKVESSDVYQIVDALRRNTNLSFDLSCEALRVVLTSLEQLYNGAINPYLEAVAVHVTGKVATPKELLGITHDAKRLQYLFAQLADCKNDTEQRTWMLYEDEEDIIQFLEELVEILINADESISCYEMSCDQYQMFINLVQYYQMETRWSIKRLLLKTFTAACHLDYIIVDILLTSVLPLEIVEDMKTHFSNLDRFKQLVKMLTIIFSLGQPMPVNHQDYLGVHFASFLLEIVEGNNPEVLVDMVIALILAFNQQFREHTYNVIIEGMQNLPSAKVFTEKLLLLLNREDDPTRLLKHPNEHMNTVLRMFIDIFSHPDTAGMFYTNDIKVLIDIVVRQLSDLDAGSTTRPCYLELCRRILRNTNYQEHQHRKHDLMKIFTRIFCEETECSASDQQLVREIANEFPQLFKA